One window from the genome of Amblyraja radiata isolate CabotCenter1 chromosome X, sAmbRad1.1.pri, whole genome shotgun sequence encodes:
- the LOC116968284 gene encoding hydroxylysine kinase-like has product MTDSEKAAVIRPSLSEAQVVGLVGRLYGLKVSKVKPLPSYMDQNFHILVCETQEGGDHGESYVLKVLNTAESQDTDLVEVQTRVMMFLNQKGFPTATPIPTIDGKILSLETISCGEEYKNYMVRLLTYLPGTQLLGISADPQILYKIGRTLAQINKALTEFKHTNIKSLQRDSDTWNLSNTHQLHKYLFAVKNTSDRQIVEQIIQQFMKKILPNINNFHKSIIHGDFSHTNILVQPLHSSADCCNVAGHMQQELEISGILDFGDTACGYYVYDLAICIMHLMLDSEDPLHVGGHILAGFESVIPLTLQERDALYLLVLCRFSQALVLGTYNILRYPDNEEYLQITTRTGWKHLHQHWELGKEAVEKLWFETAKYYLTL; this is encoded by the exons ATGACTGACTCGGAGAAAGCTGCTGTAATCAGACCCTCACTGAGTGAGGCCCAGGTGGTAGGGTTGGTCGGACGGTTGTACGGTCTGAAGGTTTCAAAAGTCAAACCACTGCCCAGTTACATGGACCAGAACTTCCACATCCTGGTGTGCGAGACCCAGGAAGGTGGAGATCACGGGGAGAGCTACGTCCTCAAGGTTCTGAACACTGCCGAGAGCCAAGACACTGATTTGGTGGAAGTACAAACGCGAGTCATGATGTTCCTAAACCAGAAAGGTTTTCCTACAGCCACACCAATCCCAACCATTGATGGCAAGATTCTGTCCCTGGAGACAATCA GTTGTGGTGAAGAATATAAGAACTACATGGTCCGCTTGTTGACCTACCTGCCAGGAACTCAACTACTGGGGATCTCTGCAGACCCACAGATCTTGTACAAAATTGGCcgaacacttgctcagattaacaaAGCTCTGACA GAATTCAAGCACACCAACATTAAGAGTCTGCAGCGAGATTCTGACACCTGGAACCTTTCAAACACTCACCAGCTGCACAAGTACCTGTTCGCAGTGAAGAACACCAGCGATCGCCAAATTGTGGAGCAAATTATTCAGCAATTTATGAAGAAGATACTTCCAAATATCAACAACTTTCATAAAA GCATTATTCACGGGGACTTCAGTCACACCAACATTCTTGTGCAGCCTCTTCATTCATCAGCTGATTGCTGCAACGTAGCAGGTCACATGCAGCAGGAACTGGAGATTTCTGGCATCCTGGACTTTGGCGACACGGCTTGTGGTTACTATGTGTATGACTTGGCCATCTGCATAATGCACCTCATGCTGGACAGCGAAGACCCCCTGCATGTTGGAGGCCATATTCTCGCAGGTTTCGAGAGTGTGATCCCTTTAACTCTCCAGGAAAGGGATGCCTTGTATTTGCTGGTTCTTTGCAGGTTTTCCCAGGCGCTGGTTTTAGGGACATATAATATTCTGCGTTACCCAGACAATGAAGAGTACCTACAGATCACAACAAGAACTGGCTGGAAGCATTTACACCAACACTGGGAGCTAGGAAAAGAAGCAGTGGAGAAGCTTTGGTTTGAGACGGCCAAGTACTACCTCACTCTGTGA